A stretch of DNA from Chthonomonadales bacterium:
CTCGCGCGCGCCTTCGGCTTCGCGCCGCACTACCGGATCCTCCCCTTCAAGGGCCTCTACCTGCACTCCGACGAGCCACCCGGCGCCCTGCGCACCAACGTCTACCCCGTGCCGGACCTCGCCTACCCGTTCCTGGGCGTGCACTTCACCCTGACGGTCGACGGCCACGCCAAGATCGGCCCGACGGCCGTCCCGTGCCTGTGGCGTGAGCAGTACGCATGGCTTGGCCGACCGAGCCTCCGCGACGCCGCCGAGACGGCGCCGCTTCTGCTCTCGCTGCTGGCGCGCGGTGGCTTCGACTTCCGGCGCCTGGCGGCCGAGGAGCTTCGCAAGTGCCGCCGTCGCTATGTGGTGGCGCGCGCGGCGGAGCTCCTCGAGGGCGTGGAGGAGCGGCACTACCGCCGCTGGGGCACGCCGGGGATCCGCGCTCAGCTCCTGGACCTGCGGACGCGCACGCTCGTGATGGACTTTCGGCTGGAGGGCGATGCGCGCTCGATGCATGTGCTTAACGCCGTCTCGCCCGCGTTCACCTGCTCGGCGCCGTTTGCCGTCTACGTGTGCGACCAGATCGACGCGGCCGCCTGAGCCGGCGCGTACGCGGCGCTCCGGCTGACCCGAACGGCGCAGGAGAGGGCGCCGCGCGCGTGGAAGGGTGGGCGGTGCGTGGAAGCGCGGCCGTGCGCGTGCCTCCGAGGCGCCGAGCGGCCCTCGGTCGGCGTGCGGCGAAACCGGCATCCGACCCATGCCGTAGTTCCGTGTGTGGCGGTAGGTAACGTGCGCGGCGCGCGAAGGAGACTCACGGGCATGGACAACGGCACTCTCTGGCGACTCGTCATATTTGGCATCGTGGCTCTGCTGCTGATACAGCTTGTCCTCGTGGTCCTGGGGGCTCTGAAAGGGCTTCTCGGCACGGTCATCCTGGTCGCGGTGGTGGTGGGGGTGGTGTGGCTGGTTCTGAGCGCCCTGTCGCGGCGGCGCACCTACTGAGTGCCGGCGCGCCCCCGGGGTCGGGCGCGCCCGTCGCCGCGAACGGGAGTCCGGACGTGCAAAGGGGTGAGCCGACGCACCTCGCGTCGCTCACCCCTCGGCGTCGCACGGCCCAATCAGGCCGTTACGGCTCTGGTCTTGTTGTGGTCCCGTATTCGGTTGTCGCGCCCTATGCGATTGTCCTGATGCGGTTGTAGGTCGCTATTGGGTTGTTCCGTCTATTCGGTTATGGGGCGTCGCTCCCGCCTCGCGCCGGTCTCGCGGCGCCCACTGGATCACCTGCTGTGGTCACGTATATTATGGCGGGGGGGCCTCAAAAGTTCCCGGCGATCGGCGTCGATTCCCGTACCCTTGCGGGCGGGATCCCTCCGAGAAGTGCGGTTGTGCGGACGATGGCCCGAACCGGATACTAAAGGGACTGCAGGAGAGGCGCGGCGCCGCACGCGCGCCGCGCGGCGGGAGGATCGGGTGTCGGAGCTCGTGGGAGTCGTGCTGGGCACGCAAGCGCCGGCCTTGTTTGGAGCGCTCGGCTCGCGCGGCGCCGAGCTTCTTCTCGGCTTTGGCGCGGCGGCCGTGCTGACCCTGGCGGCGGCCTCCGCCGGGCTCGCCGTCGGCGTCGTGTTGCGCCGCCGGATGCGCGGAGAAGCGCTCGCGGACTGCCGACCCGTTCCCGCCGACCGTGTGCGCGAGGGCATGCCGGCGATCCTTGAGGCGCCGCGTGACGGCGGCATGCGGCGATCCGCCGGGATCGTCCGCGCGGTCCATCGGCGCTACTTCGCCCTCGCCGTCGACACCGAGACGGGGCCGGTCGCCATCGGCTCTCCGCTCTTCGTCACCGTTGCGGACGACTCGGCCGCCTACCGCTTCGCGGCCGCCGTGACGGATCGGCGCGTGGTCGACGGCGTGCCGACGCTCTACGTCCGGCGGCCTGTCTGGGTGGAGCGCGTGCAGCGCCGCGCGTTCCACCGCGTGCCGGTCCACCTGCCCACCGCCGTCTTGCTCCACCCCGCCGAGGGCCGTGAGCCGGCGGTCCATCGGGCGGTGGTGCAGGACCTCTCGGCGGGCGGCGTCAGGCTGGCCGTACCGGTGGCGGCGCCGATCGGAGCGAGGCTGCGCGTGCGGCTGCCGGTGGAGGGCCTGGGCGAGCCCGGGTTCGAGGCCCGCGTGCAGCGCTGCGACGCGACGCCCGCCGGAGCCCGTTACCCCTACGTGCTCGGGTGCGAGTTCGTCTGCATCGCCGAGGAGACGCGCGAGGCGGTGCTGCGGCACTGTTTTGCCATGGAGCGAGGCCAGCGGTCGTCCAGCGCGCCGTCGGCGGGCAGCGCCGCCGCAGATTGATCGCCCGCCCTCACCATCGGTAGCGAATGCGGCTGACCGCGGAGGCGGCCGCCACTCCCACGCCCACCACGAGGCCCGGCCAGTCGAGTACCATGGCGAGGCCCGGTAGCCCGACGGCCTGCAGGGCGGGGAGCGCCGATAGCGCATGGCCAGCCAGCATGCCGAGCCCGGCGCAGGCTCCGGCGCCCGCCTCAATCGCCATTCCGCGCTTGCGGCCCGAGAGGCGCCACATCGTCTCGCCCACCGCCCCGCCGATCAGCAGGCCCAGCCAGAACTGGATGAAGATGCCTTCCGGCGCCACGGCGGCTGCGGCCCACCCCGCTACGACGGCCAGCGCCAGCGCCGCGGCGATCGCCAGGGTAAGGCGGGGCGTGTTGAGCTGGTAGATGTGCGAGGATCGCAGGGCCGCGCAGTCACGGCAGCGCGCGCCCGCCGGCCCGAACACCGTGCAGTCCGGGCAGATCGGCGCGTCGCATCGCCCGCATCGCAGGAGCGTCTCGCGGCCGTGCGCGGCACACTGCGGCATCGGGTCCTCCCCTCGCCGGGCCATGCCCTCGGCCCGCCGGGGATCGGTTTCGCCGCGGCCGCGTCGCTTCCCTGTGGCGTGCGCGGCGCTTCGCTCGGGCCGGGCGGTCGCGAGGCTCACGCGCGTCCGGCACACGACCGGCGCGATCGCGGGCCCACCTCATGCCCGGCTGGCGTGGACGCTGAATCCCCACGGTCTGGCTCGGCCCGGCAGGTATCGCGCGAGCGTGGGCGAAACTAGCTGCACGCGGCGCATGGGCCGCGCGGCGGTGCGGGAGGGGCGAAGGCGATGGCGCGGCCCGGCGATTATCTGGAGAGCATCGCGGCGCTCAATGGGCGGCCGCTGGAGAACGTGCCCGAGGCTGCCGACGCGGAGCGCGAGGAGTTGCGGCGCCGGCTCCGGCGCGGCCGGGGCGACGCCGCCGCTCGGGTGGAAGAGCCTCTGGTCTACCGCCGGGATCTGGCTCCGCCGGCTTCCGCGCCGGCCCGCCCCGCGGGCCGTGTGCTCGCGCTGGCCGAGGCGCTGGAGGGGGCCGAGGCTGTGAGCGCCGCCGGCGCCCGCGCGTTCGAGCGCGTGGTCCCCGCACACGCCGTGGACGCTGGCGCGCGCGACCTGCACGCCCTGTTCAGCGCGGCCATGGAGCGGCGCGCCATCGAGCGCCTCCTGCGCGGCCCCACGCCGCGGCCCGCGCCGCCGCCTGGCCCGGCCGACGTCCTGTTCCTCGACCTGGAGACGACCGGGCTGAGTGCCTGCCAGATCTTCCTGGCCGGCGTGATGGAGTGGGACGGCGACCAACTCCTCGTGCGGCAGTACCTGGCGCGCGACTACTCCGAGGAGCCTGCCGTGCTCTCGCTGCTGGCGGCCAGGCTGCGCCCCGGCACGGTCCTGGTCACCTTCAACGGCCGCGCCTTCGACGTGCCCTGCGTACGGATGCGCGCCGCCGCCACGGGCGTTCGAATCCCCCACGATCCCGAGCACCTGGACCTGCTTCCCGCGTGCCGACGGGCCTGGCGCCACCGGCTCCCCAACTGCAAGCTCCAGACGCTGGAGCGGTGGGTGTGCGGCCGCAGCCGCTCGGGCGACATCCCGGGCGCCGAGGTGCCGGCGGCCTACCACGCCTTCGTGCGCAGCGGCGACGCCGCCGACCTGGCGCGTATCGTGGAGCATAACGCTCGCGACCTCCTCACGCTGGCGGAACTGCTGGCCCGCCTCTCCGCCGCGAAGCCTGCGCCGGGTGGGGAGCCGGACTGACCGCGCGCTCCGGAGCGACCCGTGCCCGAGCTGCCCGACATCGTCGTCTACGTAGAGGCCCTGCAGGAGCGGACCGTGGGCCGCGCGCTGGAGCGGCTTCGCATCGGCTCGCCCTTCATCCTGCGCACGGCCCGGCCTCCCGTGGAGGCGTTGGACGGCCGCTCCGTGACCGGGGTGCGCCGCATCGGCAAGCGAATCGCGCTCGACTTCGCAGACGGGCTGTTCGCCGTCATCCACCTGATGGTTGCGGGCCGCCTGCACTGGAGACCCCCCGGCGCGAGGCTCGGCGGGAAGGCCGGGCTGGCCGCCTTCGACTTCGAGCACGGCACGCTGCTGCTCACGGAGGCCGCCACGCGCAAGCGCGCGGCGCTGCATCTCGTGGAGGGGGCCGAGGCACTGCGCGACCTGAATCCCGGCG
This window harbors:
- a CDS encoding PilZ domain-containing protein, which produces MSELVGVVLGTQAPALFGALGSRGAELLLGFGAAAVLTLAAASAGLAVGVVLRRRMRGEALADCRPVPADRVREGMPAILEAPRDGGMRRSAGIVRAVHRRYFALAVDTETGPVAIGSPLFVTVADDSAAYRFAAAVTDRRVVDGVPTLYVRRPVWVERVQRRAFHRVPVHLPTAVLLHPAEGREPAVHRAVVQDLSAGGVRLAVPVAAPIGARLRVRLPVEGLGEPGFEARVQRCDATPAGARYPYVLGCEFVCIAEETREAVLRHCFAMERGQRSSSAPSAGSAAAD
- a CDS encoding ribonuclease H-like domain-containing protein, giving the protein MARPGDYLESIAALNGRPLENVPEAADAEREELRRRLRRGRGDAAARVEEPLVYRRDLAPPASAPARPAGRVLALAEALEGAEAVSAAGARAFERVVPAHAVDAGARDLHALFSAAMERRAIERLLRGPTPRPAPPPGPADVLFLDLETTGLSACQIFLAGVMEWDGDQLLVRQYLARDYSEEPAVLSLLAARLRPGTVLVTFNGRAFDVPCVRMRAAATGVRIPHDPEHLDLLPACRRAWRHRLPNCKLQTLERWVCGRSRSGDIPGAEVPAAYHAFVRSGDAADLARIVEHNARDLLTLAELLARLSAAKPAPGGEPD